A portion of the Pseudorasbora parva isolate DD20220531a chromosome 1, ASM2467924v1, whole genome shotgun sequence genome contains these proteins:
- the LOC137040280 gene encoding dentin sialophosphoprotein-like encodes MAHMMGERGDSGRSRSRRAAFSQTAGQKIWRPCSDDRDLLPDPTQIQALPRYLARPSLSEFSVSVSTGQADRTLQSGSQQSSDDDEHPLTSSSSKCSCIDSGHSRSRSGSDSFDWSCPPLPGQVPVEPTGTSNGRNVQGAMEASLLNMISTGQADRTLQSGSQQSSDDDVHPFSSSSSSSKCSCIGHFGSRRSASTDSSPGIMSSLSLSSRGSFNVIGRWSGDGSDSRSEQGRSDSFDWSCPPLPGQVPVEPTGTSNGRNVQGAMEASPLNRISTESVMA; translated from the exons ATGGCTCACATGATGGGTGAAAGAGGAG ACTCAGGCCGCTCTAGATCCAGAAGAGCTGCTTTCTCTCAGACGGCTGGTCAGAAGATTTGGAGACCCTGCTCTGATGACCGCGATCTGCTGCCAGACCCGACCCAGATCCAGGCGCTTCCTAGATATTTAGCACGCCCGTCTCTGTCtgagttttctgtttctgtgtccACAGGTCAGGCTGACAGGACACTGCAGAGCGGCAGCCAGCAGAGCTCAGATGATGATGAACATCCACTCACTTCATCTTCATCTAAATGCTCTTGCATTG ACTCAGGTCACTCCAGATCCAGGAGTGGATCGGACAGCTTTGATTGGTCGTGCCCTCCGCTGCCAGGTCAAGTTCCTGTCGAGCCAACAGGGACTTCTAATGGCCGAAATGTTCAGGGTGCCATGGAGGCTTCTCTCCTGAACATGATCTCAACAG GTCAGGCTGACAGGACGCTGCAGAGCGGCAGCCAACAGAGCTCAGATGATGATGTACATCCAttctcttcatcttcatcttcatctaaaTGCTCTTGCATTG GCCATTTCGGATCCAGAAGATCTGCTTCCACAGATTCTTCGCCGGGCATCATGTCATCTTTGTCCCTGAGCAGCAGAGGCTCATTCAACGTCATTGGGAGGTGGAGTGGCGATGGATCGGACAgccgaagcgaacagggcaGGTCTGACAGCTTTGATTGGTCGTGCCCTCCGCTGCCAGGTCAAGTTCCTGTCGAGCCAACAGGGACTTCTAATGGCCGAAATGTTCAGGGTGCCATGGAGGCTTCTCCCCTGAACAGGATCTCAACAG AGTCGGTTATGGCATAA
- the LOC137084137 gene encoding serine/threonine-protein kinase pim-2-like, translated as MKSPVCCCCLSSAVDVVEPFSPDPEPSSSASDHSGVKPNDESFESLYNVGEMLESGGFGSVYKGTRKYDGKKVAIKQLSKTENDRYLYIPGHPKPLVTEVALLLMMRRKPISPFIIQLYEWFEHPGKFTLVMEFPEPCMSLRDYIVRKPVLYEPTAQFIMRQALLAVQVCIKHGVFHNDIHAQNFLLNERTLELKLIDFGCGQLFSSDGYESKTYVGLPYYYPPEVLTEPRFHAIPANVWALGVLLYTMVHVSHPFANWKEIRRAKIPFLYYHLSNRNNILAVEEVLSSRLEPKPDVQPQPDWELRACPRLSKNTRDCKTGKKSAIITATFALILNVKTNHLYLYSALYTTDLYSQQLE; from the exons ATGAAGAGTCCTGTCTGCTGCTGTTGTCTCAGCAGTGCTGTGGATGTTGTGGAGCCTTTTTCCCCTGATCCTGAGCCATCATCATCTGCATCAGATCACTCCGGCGTCAAGCCAAATGATG AGTCTTTTGAGTCTCTCTATAATGTGGGAGAGATGCTTGAATCCGGAGGATTTGGCAGCGTGTACAAGGGAACACGCAAATATGATGGCAAAAAG GTTGCCATCAAGCAATTAAGCAAGACTGAAAACGATCGTTATCTTTATATT CCTGGGCATCCCAAACCTCTCGTTACAGAAGTGgcgctgctgctgatgatgaggCGAAAACCCATAAGCCCGTTCATCATACAGCTATACGAGTGGTTTGAACATCCTGGAAAATTCACTCTTGTTATGGAGTTCCCCGAGCCTTGCATGAGCTTGCGGGACTACATCGTTCGTAAACCCGTCCTGTATGAACCCACAGCACAGTTCATCATGCGACAGGCTCTGCTGGCAGTACAGGTCTGCATCAAGCACGGTGTTTTTCATAATGACATTCATGCGCAGAATTTCCTGTTAAATGAAAGGACGTTGGAGCTCAAGCTGATAGACTTTGGCTGCGGTCAGCTATTTAGTAGTGATGGCTACGAGAGCAAAACATACGTTG GACTACCATATTACTATCCACCTGAAGTCTTAACAGAACCTCGTTTCCACGCCATACCAGCAAATGTTTGGGCTCTAGGAGTGCTGTTGTACACTATGGTGCACGTATCTCATCCTTTTGCCAATTGGAAAGAAATCAGACGAGCCAAAATTCCATTTCTGTACTACCACTTATCCAATA GAAACAACATACTTGCTGTGGAGGAGGTCTTGAGCTCGAGACTTGAGCCGAAGCCTGATGTCCAACCCCAACCTGACTGGGAACTCAGAGCCTGTCCACGTCTGAGCAAGAACACGAGAGACTGCAAGACTGGGAAGAAGTCAGCAATCATCACAGCCACATTTGCTTTGATTTTAAACGTCAAGAcaaatcatctttatttatatagcgccttataTACGACCGATCTTtactcacagcagctggaataa